One genomic segment of Capricornis sumatraensis isolate serow.1 chromosome X, serow.2, whole genome shotgun sequence includes these proteins:
- the CDK16 gene encoding cyclin-dependent kinase 16 isoform X1 — protein MDRMKKIKRQLSMTLRGGRGIDKTNGAPEQIGLDESGGGGGSDLGEAPTRAAPGEPRSVRGPLSSAPEIVHEDLKMGSDGESDQASATSSDEVQSPVRVRMRNHPPRKISTEDINKRLSLPADIRLPEGYLEKLTLNSPIFDKPLSRRLRRVSLSEIGFGKLETYIKLDKLGEGTYATVYKGKSKLTDNLVALKEIRLEHEEGAPCTAIREVSLLKDLKHANIVTLHDIIHTEKSLTLVFEYLDKDLKQYLDDCGNIINMHNVKLFLFQLLRGLAYCHRQKVLHRDLKPQNLLINERGELKLADFGLARAKSIPTKTYSNEVVTLWYRPPDILLGSTDYSTQIDMWGVGCIFYEMATGRPLFPGSTVEEQLHFIFRILGTPNEDTWPGILSNEEFRTYNYPKYRAEALLSHAPRVDSDGADLLTKLLQFEGRNRISAEDAMKHPFFLSLGDRIHKLPDTTSIFALKEIQLQKEASIRSSSLPDSGRPAYRVVDTEF, from the exons ATGGATCGGATGAAGAAGATCAAACGGCAGCTGTCAATGACACTCCGAGGGGGCCGAGGTATAGATAAGACCAATGGTGCCCCTGAACAGATAGGCCTGGATGAGAGTGGCGGGGGCGGCGGCAGTGACCTTGGAGAGGCCCCCACACGTGCTGCCCCTGGGGAACCTCGCTCTGTACGGGGCCCACTCAGCTCTGCACCAG AGATTGTGCATGAGGACTTGAAGATGGGGTCTGACGGGGAAAGTGACCAGGCTTCAGCCACGTCCTCCGATGAGGTGCAGTCACCAGTGAGGGTGCGCATGCGCAACCATCCCCCACGCAAGATCTCCACTGAG GACATCAACAAGCGCCTATCACTACCAGCCGACATCCGGCTGCCTGAGGGCTACCTTGAGAAGCTGACCCTCAACAGCCCCATCTTTGACAAGCCCCTCAGCCGCCGTCTCCGCCGTGTCAGCTTG TCTGAGATCGGCTTTGGGAAACTGGAGACCTACATCAAGCTGGACAAGCTGGGAGAG GGTACCTATGCCACTGTCTACAAAGGCAAAAGCAAGCTCACAGACAACCTTGTGGCACTCAAGGAGATCAGACTGGAACACGAAGAGGGGGCACCCTGCACCGCCATCCGGGAAG TGTCCCTGCTCAAGGACCTCAAACACGCCAACATCGTCACGCTACATGACATTATTCACACGGAGAAGTCCCTCACCCTTGTCTTTGAGTACCTG GACAAGGACCTGAAGCAGTACCTGGATGACTGTGGGAACATCATCAACATGCACAACGTGAAA CTGTTCCTGTTCCAGCTGCTCCGTGGCCTGGCCTACTGCCACCGGCAGAAGGTGCTACACCGAGACCTCAAGCCACAGAACCTACTCATCAATGAGCGAGGAGAGCTCAAGCTGGCTGACTTCG GCCTGGCCCGGGCCAAGTCAATTCCAACGAAGACCTACTCCAACGAGGTGGTAACACTGTGGTACCGGCCCCCTGACATCCTGCTCGGGTCCACGGACTACTCCACTCAGATTGACATGTG GGGTGTGGGCTGCATCTTCTATGAGATGGCCACAGGCCGGCCCCTCTTCCCAGGCTCCACAGTGGAGGAGCAGCTGCACTTCATCTTCCGCATCTTGG GAACCCCAAATGAAGATACATGGCCAGGCATCCTGTCCAATGAAGAGTTCAGGACATACAACTACCCCAAGTACCGAGCCGAGGCCCTTTTGAGCCATGCACCCCG AGTTGACAGCGACGGGGCTGACCTCCTCACCAAGCTGCTGCAG TTTGAAGGTCGCAATCGGATCTCCGCAGAGGATGCCATGAAACATCCATTCTTCCTCAGTCTGGGGGATCGGATCCACAAACTTCCTGACA CTACTTCCATATTTGCACTAAAGGAGATCCAGCTACAAAAGGAGGCCAGCATTCGATCTTCGTCCTTGCCTGACTCAG GCAGGCCAGCTTATCGAGTGGTGGACACCGAATTCTAA
- the CDK16 gene encoding cyclin-dependent kinase 16 isoform X2, with product MGSDGESDQASATSSDEVQSPVRVRMRNHPPRKISTEDINKRLSLPADIRLPEGYLEKLTLNSPIFDKPLSRRLRRVSLSEIGFGKLETYIKLDKLGEGTYATVYKGKSKLTDNLVALKEIRLEHEEGAPCTAIREVSLLKDLKHANIVTLHDIIHTEKSLTLVFEYLDKDLKQYLDDCGNIINMHNVKLFLFQLLRGLAYCHRQKVLHRDLKPQNLLINERGELKLADFGLARAKSIPTKTYSNEVVTLWYRPPDILLGSTDYSTQIDMWGVGCIFYEMATGRPLFPGSTVEEQLHFIFRILGTPNEDTWPGILSNEEFRTYNYPKYRAEALLSHAPRVDSDGADLLTKLLQFEGRNRISAEDAMKHPFFLSLGDRIHKLPDTTSIFALKEIQLQKEASIRSSSLPDSGRPAYRVVDTEF from the exons ATGGGGTCTGACGGGGAAAGTGACCAGGCTTCAGCCACGTCCTCCGATGAGGTGCAGTCACCAGTGAGGGTGCGCATGCGCAACCATCCCCCACGCAAGATCTCCACTGAG GACATCAACAAGCGCCTATCACTACCAGCCGACATCCGGCTGCCTGAGGGCTACCTTGAGAAGCTGACCCTCAACAGCCCCATCTTTGACAAGCCCCTCAGCCGCCGTCTCCGCCGTGTCAGCTTG TCTGAGATCGGCTTTGGGAAACTGGAGACCTACATCAAGCTGGACAAGCTGGGAGAG GGTACCTATGCCACTGTCTACAAAGGCAAAAGCAAGCTCACAGACAACCTTGTGGCACTCAAGGAGATCAGACTGGAACACGAAGAGGGGGCACCCTGCACCGCCATCCGGGAAG TGTCCCTGCTCAAGGACCTCAAACACGCCAACATCGTCACGCTACATGACATTATTCACACGGAGAAGTCCCTCACCCTTGTCTTTGAGTACCTG GACAAGGACCTGAAGCAGTACCTGGATGACTGTGGGAACATCATCAACATGCACAACGTGAAA CTGTTCCTGTTCCAGCTGCTCCGTGGCCTGGCCTACTGCCACCGGCAGAAGGTGCTACACCGAGACCTCAAGCCACAGAACCTACTCATCAATGAGCGAGGAGAGCTCAAGCTGGCTGACTTCG GCCTGGCCCGGGCCAAGTCAATTCCAACGAAGACCTACTCCAACGAGGTGGTAACACTGTGGTACCGGCCCCCTGACATCCTGCTCGGGTCCACGGACTACTCCACTCAGATTGACATGTG GGGTGTGGGCTGCATCTTCTATGAGATGGCCACAGGCCGGCCCCTCTTCCCAGGCTCCACAGTGGAGGAGCAGCTGCACTTCATCTTCCGCATCTTGG GAACCCCAAATGAAGATACATGGCCAGGCATCCTGTCCAATGAAGAGTTCAGGACATACAACTACCCCAAGTACCGAGCCGAGGCCCTTTTGAGCCATGCACCCCG AGTTGACAGCGACGGGGCTGACCTCCTCACCAAGCTGCTGCAG TTTGAAGGTCGCAATCGGATCTCCGCAGAGGATGCCATGAAACATCCATTCTTCCTCAGTCTGGGGGATCGGATCCACAAACTTCCTGACA CTACTTCCATATTTGCACTAAAGGAGATCCAGCTACAAAAGGAGGCCAGCATTCGATCTTCGTCCTTGCCTGACTCAG GCAGGCCAGCTTATCGAGTGGTGGACACCGAATTCTAA
- the USP11 gene encoding ubiquitin carboxyl-terminal hydrolase 11 isoform X1 translates to MAAVAPNPADTAATAVDDREPQREAVPSLESQRRQIENGRGRPLQVGESWFLVGQHWYKQWEVYVQGGDQDSSTFPGCINNAELFEDQVNWRLKKGLVEGEDYVLLPAAAWHYLVNWYGLEHGQPPIERKVVELASIHKVDVYSVELLLVQHSDMDTPHTAQFSQTDSVDLVLHTAREQFLVSPQDESRLWIKNAEGSFERLCNTRVTVLDAALKTGQVVVMETRNKDGTWPSAQRHDMSSTLEEEEDFQGQPGICGLTNLGNTCFMNSALQCLSNVPQLTEYFLKNRYLEELNFCNPLGMKGEIAQAYADLVKQAWSGHHRSIVPQVFKTKVGHFASQFLGYQQHDSQELLSFLLDGLHEDLNRVKKKEYVELCDAAGRPDQEVAQEAWQNHKRRNDSVIVDTFHGLFKSTLVCPDCGNVSVTFDPFCYLSVPLPVSHKRVMEVFFVSMDPRRKPEQHRLVVPKKGKISDLCVALAKHTGISPERMMVADVFSHRFYKIYQLEESLSSILDRDDIFIYEVSGRAAIGENSREDVVLPIYLRERTPARDYNSSYYGLMLFGHPLLVSVPRDRLSWDALYHILLYRLSRYVTRPSSDDEDDGDEKDLEDKDSLPKPGHVTEGSSQDPGLEQAGPSSRVVSGSRAPVDNSPGPSHWPQRARRKHLFTLHTVNSNGTSDRSTFNEDTHAQPYIAIDWEPEMKKRYYDEVEAEGYVKHDCVGYVLKKAPVQLQECIELFTTVETLEKENPWYCPTCKQHQLATKKLDLWMLPETLIIHLKRFSYTKFSREKLDTLVEFPIRDLDFSEFVIKPQNDSARELYKYDLIAVSNHYGGLRDGHYTTFACNKDSGQWHYFDDSSVSPVTENQIESKAAYVLFYQRQDVARRLQTQASSSKPPASSACGAPPKSESMDVN, encoded by the exons ATGGCGGCGGTCGCACCGAATCCCGCGGATACGGCTGCGACTGCGGTCGACGACCGAGAGCCACAGCGGGAAGCGGTGCCAAGCCTGGAGAGCCAGCGGCGCCAGATCGAGAATGGGCGAGGGCGTCCGCTGCAGGTCGGCGAAAGCTG GTTCCTCGTGGGGCAACACTGGTACAAGCAGTGGGAGGTGTACGTGCAGGGAGGAGATCAGGACTCCAGCACCTTCCCTGGCTGCATCAACAATGCTGAACTCTTTGAAG ACCAGGTAAACTGGCGCCTCAAGAAGGGATTGGTGGAAGGTGAGGACTATGTGCTGCTCCCAGCGGCTGCTTGGCATTACCTGGTCAACTGGTATGGTCTAGAGCATGGCCAGCCTCCCATTGAACGCAAG GTTGTGGAACTGGCTAGCATCCACAAGGTTGACGTGTACTCAGTAGAACTGTTGCTTGTCCAGCACAGTGATATGGACACACCTCACACGGCTCAATTCAGCCAGACAGATTCTGTTG ACCTAGTTTTACACACCGCTCGAGAGCAGTTTCTGGTGAGCCCCCAGGACGAGTCCCGGCTGTGGATCAAGAACGCGGAGGGCTCTTTTGAGAGGTTGTGCAACACCCGTGTCACAGTGCTTGACGCCGCTCTCAAGACTGggcag GTGGTTGTCATGGAGACCCGAAACAAAGATGGCACTTGGCCCAGTGCGCAGCGGCATGACAT GAGCAGCAcattggaggaggaagaggacttCCAGGGCCAGCCAGGCATCTGTGGTCTTACCAATCTGGGCAACACGTGCTTCATGAACTCGGCCCTGCAG TGCCTCAGTAACGTGCCACAGCTCACCGAGTACTTCCTGAAAAACCGATACCTGGAGGAGCTCAACTTCTGCAACCCACTGGGCATGAAGGGGGAGATTGCACAGGCCTATGCAGACCTGGTGAAACAGGCGTGGTCTGGCCACCACCGCTCCATTGTGCCCCAGGTGTTCAAG ACCAAGGTCGGCCACTTTGCGTCCCAGTTTCTGGGCTACCAGCAGCATGACTCACAGGAGCTGCTGTCGTTCCTCCTGGATGGGCTACACGAGGACCTCAATCGCGTCAAGAAGAAGGAATATGTGGAGCTGTGTGATGCTGCTGGGAGGCCGGATCAG GAGGTTGCTCAGGAAGCCTGGCAGAACCACAAACGGCGGAATGATTCTGTAATCGTGGACACTTTCCATGGCCTCTTCAAGTCCACACTGGTGTGCCCTGATTGTGGCAATGTGTCTGTGACCTTCGACCCCTTCTGCTACCTCAGTGTCCCACTGCCTGTGAGCCATAAGAGGGTCATGGAGGTCTTCTTTGTCTCCATGGACCCCCGCCGCAAGCCGGAGCAG CACCGGCTCGTGGTCCCCAAGAAAGGCAAGATCTCGGATCTGTGTGTGGCTCTGGCCAAACACACTGGCATCTCGCCAGAAAGG ATGATGGTGGCTGATGTCTTCAGTCACCGCTTCTACAAGATCTACCAGCTGGAGGAGTCCCTGAGCAGCATCTTAGACCGAGATGATATCTTCAT ATACGAGGTGTCTGGCAGGGCTGCTATTGGTGAGAACTCCAGAGAGGATGTTGTGCTTCCTATCTACCTGCGGGAGCGCACCCCAGCCCGGGACTATAACAGTTCCTATTATGGCTTGATGCTCTTTGGGCACCCGCTCCTGGTGTCGGTGCCCCGGGACCGGCTCTCGTGGGACGCCCTGTATCACATCCTGCTGTACCGCCTCTC ACGCTATGTGACCAGACCCAGCTCAGATGATGAGGATGATGGGGATGAGAAAg ACCTGGAGGATAAGGATAGCCTCCCTAAGCCTGGACATGTGACTGAGGGCAGCTCCCAAGACCCTGGGCTGGAGCAGGCTGGGCCCAGCTCCAGAGTCGTGAGCGGAAGTCGGGCTCCTGTGGACAACTCTCCTGGGCCATCTCACTGGCCCCAGAGGGCACGGCGCAAGCACCTCTTCACCCTGCACACAGTGAATTCCAATGGGACCAGTGACCGCTCGACCTTCAACGAGGATACCCATG CCCAGCCGTACATTGCCATCGACTGGGAACCAGAGATGAAGAAGCGTTACTATGACGAGGTGGAGGCTGAG GGCTACGTGAAGCATGACTGCGTTGGGTACGTGCTGAAGAAGGCACCAGTGCAGCTGCAGGAATGCATTGAGCTCTTTACCACCGttgagaccctggagaaggaaaacccCTG GTACTGCCCCACTTGCAAGCAGCACCAGCTGGCCACCAAGAAGCTGGACCTGTGGATGCTGCCAGAGACACTCATCATCCACCTGAAGCGCTTTTCCTACACCAAGTTCTCCAGAGAAAAGCTGGACACCCTTGTGGAGTTTCCTATCCG GGACCTGGACTTCTCTGAGTTTGTCATCAAGCCGCAGAACGACTCAGCCCGGGAGCTGTACAAATACGATCTGATCGCAGTTTCCAACCATTATGGGGGCCTGCGGGATGGACACT ACACGACATTTGCCTGCAACAAGGACAGCGGTCAGTGGCACTACTTTGATGACAGCAGCGTCTCACCTGTGACGGAGAATCAGATTGAG tccaaggcaGCCTATGTCCTCTTCTACCAACGCCAGGACGTGGCACGCCGTCTGCAAACCCAGGCCAGCTCGTCAAAGCCCCCCGCATCGTCTGCCTGTGGTGCCCCACCCAAATCGGAGTCCATGGATGTAAACTGA
- the USP11 gene encoding ubiquitin carboxyl-terminal hydrolase 11 isoform X2 translates to MDTPHTAQFSQTDSVDLVLHTAREQFLVSPQDESRLWIKNAEGSFERLCNTRVTVLDAALKTGQVVVMETRNKDGTWPSAQRHDMSSTLEEEEDFQGQPGICGLTNLGNTCFMNSALQCLSNVPQLTEYFLKNRYLEELNFCNPLGMKGEIAQAYADLVKQAWSGHHRSIVPQVFKTKVGHFASQFLGYQQHDSQELLSFLLDGLHEDLNRVKKKEYVELCDAAGRPDQEVAQEAWQNHKRRNDSVIVDTFHGLFKSTLVCPDCGNVSVTFDPFCYLSVPLPVSHKRVMEVFFVSMDPRRKPEQHRLVVPKKGKISDLCVALAKHTGISPERMMVADVFSHRFYKIYQLEESLSSILDRDDIFIYEVSGRAAIGENSREDVVLPIYLRERTPARDYNSSYYGLMLFGHPLLVSVPRDRLSWDALYHILLYRLSRYVTRPSSDDEDDGDEKADLEDKDSLPKPGHVTEGSSQDPGLEQAGPSSRVVSGSRAPVDNSPGPSHWPQRARRKHLFTLHTVNSNGTSDRSTFNEDTHGVSFSSQPYIAIDWEPEMKKRYYDEVEAEGYVKHDCVGYVLKKAPVQLQECIELFTTVETLEKENPWYCPTCKQHQLATKKLDLWMLPETLIIHLKRFSYTKFSREKLDTLVEFPIRDLDFSEFVIKPQNDSARELYKYDLIAVSNHYGGLRDGHYTTFACNKDSGQWHYFDDSSVSPVTENQIESKAAYVLFYQRQDVARRLQTQASSSKPPASSACGAPPKSESMDVN, encoded by the exons ATGGACACACCTCACACGGCTCAATTCAGCCAGACAGATTCTGTTG ACCTAGTTTTACACACCGCTCGAGAGCAGTTTCTGGTGAGCCCCCAGGACGAGTCCCGGCTGTGGATCAAGAACGCGGAGGGCTCTTTTGAGAGGTTGTGCAACACCCGTGTCACAGTGCTTGACGCCGCTCTCAAGACTGggcag GTGGTTGTCATGGAGACCCGAAACAAAGATGGCACTTGGCCCAGTGCGCAGCGGCATGACAT GAGCAGCAcattggaggaggaagaggacttCCAGGGCCAGCCAGGCATCTGTGGTCTTACCAATCTGGGCAACACGTGCTTCATGAACTCGGCCCTGCAG TGCCTCAGTAACGTGCCACAGCTCACCGAGTACTTCCTGAAAAACCGATACCTGGAGGAGCTCAACTTCTGCAACCCACTGGGCATGAAGGGGGAGATTGCACAGGCCTATGCAGACCTGGTGAAACAGGCGTGGTCTGGCCACCACCGCTCCATTGTGCCCCAGGTGTTCAAG ACCAAGGTCGGCCACTTTGCGTCCCAGTTTCTGGGCTACCAGCAGCATGACTCACAGGAGCTGCTGTCGTTCCTCCTGGATGGGCTACACGAGGACCTCAATCGCGTCAAGAAGAAGGAATATGTGGAGCTGTGTGATGCTGCTGGGAGGCCGGATCAG GAGGTTGCTCAGGAAGCCTGGCAGAACCACAAACGGCGGAATGATTCTGTAATCGTGGACACTTTCCATGGCCTCTTCAAGTCCACACTGGTGTGCCCTGATTGTGGCAATGTGTCTGTGACCTTCGACCCCTTCTGCTACCTCAGTGTCCCACTGCCTGTGAGCCATAAGAGGGTCATGGAGGTCTTCTTTGTCTCCATGGACCCCCGCCGCAAGCCGGAGCAG CACCGGCTCGTGGTCCCCAAGAAAGGCAAGATCTCGGATCTGTGTGTGGCTCTGGCCAAACACACTGGCATCTCGCCAGAAAGG ATGATGGTGGCTGATGTCTTCAGTCACCGCTTCTACAAGATCTACCAGCTGGAGGAGTCCCTGAGCAGCATCTTAGACCGAGATGATATCTTCAT ATACGAGGTGTCTGGCAGGGCTGCTATTGGTGAGAACTCCAGAGAGGATGTTGTGCTTCCTATCTACCTGCGGGAGCGCACCCCAGCCCGGGACTATAACAGTTCCTATTATGGCTTGATGCTCTTTGGGCACCCGCTCCTGGTGTCGGTGCCCCGGGACCGGCTCTCGTGGGACGCCCTGTATCACATCCTGCTGTACCGCCTCTC ACGCTATGTGACCAGACCCAGCTCAGATGATGAGGATGATGGGGATGAGAAAg CAGACCTGGAGGATAAGGATAGCCTCCCTAAGCCTGGACATGTGACTGAGGGCAGCTCCCAAGACCCTGGGCTGGAGCAGGCTGGGCCCAGCTCCAGAGTCGTGAGCGGAAGTCGGGCTCCTGTGGACAACTCTCCTGGGCCATCTCACTGGCCCCAGAGGGCACGGCGCAAGCACCTCTTCACCCTGCACACAGTGAATTCCAATGGGACCAGTGACCGCTCGACCTTCAACGAGGATACCCATGGTGTCTCCTTCAGCT CCCAGCCGTACATTGCCATCGACTGGGAACCAGAGATGAAGAAGCGTTACTATGACGAGGTGGAGGCTGAG GGCTACGTGAAGCATGACTGCGTTGGGTACGTGCTGAAGAAGGCACCAGTGCAGCTGCAGGAATGCATTGAGCTCTTTACCACCGttgagaccctggagaaggaaaacccCTG GTACTGCCCCACTTGCAAGCAGCACCAGCTGGCCACCAAGAAGCTGGACCTGTGGATGCTGCCAGAGACACTCATCATCCACCTGAAGCGCTTTTCCTACACCAAGTTCTCCAGAGAAAAGCTGGACACCCTTGTGGAGTTTCCTATCCG GGACCTGGACTTCTCTGAGTTTGTCATCAAGCCGCAGAACGACTCAGCCCGGGAGCTGTACAAATACGATCTGATCGCAGTTTCCAACCATTATGGGGGCCTGCGGGATGGACACT ACACGACATTTGCCTGCAACAAGGACAGCGGTCAGTGGCACTACTTTGATGACAGCAGCGTCTCACCTGTGACGGAGAATCAGATTGAG tccaaggcaGCCTATGTCCTCTTCTACCAACGCCAGGACGTGGCACGCCGTCTGCAAACCCAGGCCAGCTCGTCAAAGCCCCCCGCATCGTCTGCCTGTGGTGCCCCACCCAAATCGGAGTCCATGGATGTAAACTGA